From Leopardus geoffroyi isolate Oge1 chromosome B4, O.geoffroyi_Oge1_pat1.0, whole genome shotgun sequence, a single genomic window includes:
- the AGAP2 gene encoding arf-GAP with GTPase, ANK repeat and PH domain-containing protein 2 isoform X4, translating to MHAQRQLAVAAVRAEVRRHEVAKQSLSRLRKLAERVGDPELRNSIQASLDSVREAVVNSQEWTLSRSIPELRLGVLGDARSGKSSLIHRFLTGSYQVLEKTESEQHKKEMLVDGQTHLVLIREEAGAPDAKFSGWADAVILVFSLEDENSFQAVSRLHGQLSSLRGEGRGGLALALVGTQDRISASSPRVVGDARARALCADMKRCSYYETCATYGLNVDRVFQEVAQKVVTLRKQQQLLAACKSLPSSPSHSAASTPVAGQASNGGHTSDYSSSLPSSPNVGHRELRAEAAAVAGLSTPGSLHRAAKRRTSLFANRRGSDSEKRSLDSRGETTGSGRAIPIKQSFLLKRSGNSLNKEWKKKYVTLSSNGFLLYHPSINDYIHSTHGKEMDLLRTTVKVPGKRPPRAISAFGPSASINGLVKDMSTVQMGEGPEATTPTPSPSPSPSSLQPPPDQTSKHLLKPDRNLARALSTDCTPSGDLSPLSREPPPSPMVKKQRRKKLTTPSKTEGSAGQAEAKRKMWKLKSFGSLRNIYKAEENFEFLIVSSTGQTWHFEAASFEERDAWVQAIESQILASLQCCESSKVKLRTDSQSEAVAIQAIRNAKGNSTCVDCGAPNPTWASLNLGALICIECSGIHRNLGTHLSRVRSLDLDDWPRELTLVLTAIGNDMANRVWESDTRGRTKPTRDSSREERESWIRAKYEQLLFLAPLGTPEEPLGRQLWAAVQAQDVATVLLLLAHARHGPLDTSVEDPQLRSPLHLAAELAHVVITQLLLWYGADVAARDAQGHTALFYARQAGSQLCADILLQHGCPGEGGSTATTPSAATTPSITATPSPRRRSSAASMGRADAPVALV from the exons ATGCATGCCCAGAGGCAGTTGGCTGTTGCTGCAGtgagagcagaagtcagacgaCACGAGGTGGCCAAGCAGTCTCTAAGCCGCCTCAGGAAGCTGGCAGAGAGGGTGGGCGACCCTGAACTTCGAAACAGCATCCAGGCCTCACTGGACAGTGTGCGAG AAGCTGTGGTCAATAGCCAGGAATGGACTTTGAGCCGCTCCATTCCTGAACTGCGCCTG GGCGTGCTGGGCGATGCCAGGAGCGGGAAGTCATCTCTCATCCACCGATTCTTGACTGGCTCATACCAGGTGCTGGAGAAGACAGAAA gtgaacaacacaagaaagagATGTTGGTGGATGGACAGACTCATCTGGTGTTGATCCGAGAGGAAGCCGGGGCACCTGATGCCAAG TTCTCAGGCTGGGCAGATGCTGTCATTTTGGTCTTCAGCCTGGAGGATGAAAACAGCTTCCAGGCCGTGAGCCGTCTCCATGGGCAGCTGAGCTCCCTTCGGGGGGAAGGACGAGGAGGCCTGGCACTGGCACTGGTGGGGACACAAG ACAGGATTAGTGCTTCCTCCCCTCGAGTGGTGGGCGATGCCCGGGCCAGGGCTCTGTGCGCGGACATGAAACGCTGCAGCTACTACGAGACGTGCGCCACCTACGGGCTCAATGTGGACCGGGTCTTCCAGGAGG TGGCCCAGAAGGTGGTGACCTTACGAAAACAGCAACAGCTTCTGGCTGCCTGTAAGTCCCTGCCCAGCTCCCCAAGCCACTCAGCAGCTTCCACTCCTGTAGCTGGACAG GCTAGCAATGGGGGCCACACTAGCGActactcttcctccctcccatcctcaccCAATGTTGGTCACCGGGAGCTCCGAGCTGAGGCAGCTGCAGTGGCCGGATTGAGCACTCCAGGGTCCCTGCACCGGGCAGCCAAGCGCAGGACCAGCCTTTTTGCG AATCGTCGGGGCAGTGACTCTGAGAAGCGCAGTTTGGACAGTCGGGGAGAGACAACAGGGAGTGGGCGAGCCATCCCCATCAAACAG AGCTTCCTACTGAAGCGAAGTGGCAACTCCTTGAacaaagaatggaagaagaaatacGTGACCCTGTCCAGTAACGGCTTCCTACTCTACCACCCCAGCATTAAT GATTACATCCACAGTACCCATGGCAAGGAGATGGACTTGCTACGAACGACAGTCAAAGTCCCTGGTAAAAGGCCCCCAAGAGCCATCTCTGCTTTTGGCCCCTCAGCCAGCATCAACGGGTTGGTCAAGGACATGAGCACTGTGCAGATGGGTGAAGGTCCTG AAGCCACCACTCCCACcccaagccccagccccagccccagttcCTTGCAGCCACCACCAGACCAGACATCCAAGCACCTGCTGAAGCCAGACCGGAATTTGGCCCGAGCCCTCAGCACTG ACTGTACCCCATCTGGAGACCTGAGCCCCCTGAGTCGGGAACCCCCTCCTTCTCCCATggtgaagaagcagaggaggaaaaagttGACAACACCGTCCAAGACCGAAGGCTCAGCTGGGCAGGCTGAAG CCAAGCGCAAAATGTGGAAACTAAAATCCTTTGgtagtttaagaaatatttataaagcag agGAAAACTTCGAATTCCTGATCGTGTCCAGCACTGGTCAGACGTGGCACTTTGAGGCAGCCAGTTTTGAGGAGCGGGATGCCTGGGTCCAGGCCATCGAAAGTCAGATCCTAGCCAGTCTGCAATGCTGTGAGAGCAGCAAGGTCAAG TTACGCACAGACAGCCAAAGTGAAGCGGTGGCCATCCAGGCGATCCGGAACGCCAAGGGCAACTCTACCTGCGTGGACTGCGGGGCCCCCA accccacGTGGGCCAGTTTGAACCTGGGCGCACTCATCTGCATCGAGTGTTCTGGCATTCACCGGAACCTGGGCACACACCTGTCCCGAGTTCGTTCTCTGGACTTGGACGATTGGCCTCGGGAGCTGACCCTGGTGCTGACGGCCATTGGCAATGACATGGCCAACCGCGTGTGGGAGAGCGACACGCGGGGCCGCACCAAACCCACGCGGGACTCTTCGCG GGAGGAGCGGGAGTCATGGATTCGCGCCAAGTACGAGCAGCTGCTATTCCTGGCGCCGCTGGGCACTCCAGAGGAGCCTCTGGGCCGCCAGCTGTGGGCCGCGGTGCAGGCCCAGGACGTGGCCACCGTTCTCTTGCTTCTGGCCCATGCGCGACACGGGCCCCTCGACACCAGCGTAGAGGACCCGCAGCTCCGCTCCCCCCTTCACCTGGCAGCCGAGCTCGCCCACGTGGTCATCACGCAACTGCTGTTGTGG TACGGCGCCGACGTGGCCGCCCGCGACGCACAGGGCCACACGGCGCTGTTCTACGCCCGCCAGGCTGGAAGCCAGCTGTGCGCCGACATCCTTCTCCAGCACGGCTGCCCGGGTGAGGGCGGCAGCACAGCCACCACCCCCAGCGCAGCCACCACCCCCAGCATCACCGCCACGCCCAGCCCCCGCCGCAGGAGCAGCGCCGCCAGCATGGGCCGTGCCGACGCCCCCGTCGCGCTGGTATAG
- the AGAP2 gene encoding arf-GAP with GTPase, ANK repeat and PH domain-containing protein 2 isoform X2 has protein sequence MSRGAGALQRRTTTYLISLTLVKLESVPPPPPSPSAAAAGAPGTRGAETGDPGSPRGAEEPGKKRHERLFHRQDALWISTSSAGAGGAEPPALSPAPASPARPVSPAPGRRLSLWAAPPGPPLSGGLSPDPKPGGAPTSRRPLLSSPSWGGPEPEGRAGGGVPGSSSPHPGTGSRRLKVAPPPPAPKPCKTVTTSGAKAGGGKGAGSRLSWPESEGKPRVKGSKSSAGTGASAAAATTAAAATAAAGGGGAAATTSGGVGAGSGARGKLSPRKGKSKTLDNSDLHPGPPAGSPPPLTLPATPAPAAAVTAASAQPTGPAPPITLEPPAPGLKRGREGGRASTRDRKMLKFISGIFTKSTGGPPGSGPPPGPPGLSSGSGSRELLGAELRASPKAVVNSQEWTLSRSIPELRLGVLGDARSGKSSLIHRFLTGSYQVLEKTESEQHKKEMLVDGQTHLVLIREEAGAPDAKFSGWADAVILVFSLEDENSFQAVSRLHGQLSSLRGEGRGGLALALVGTQDRISASSPRVVGDARARALCADMKRCSYYETCATYGLNVDRVFQEVAQKVVTLRKQQQLLAACKSLPSSPSHSAASTPVAGQASNGGHTSDYSSSLPSSPNVGHRELRAEAAAVAGLSTPGSLHRAAKRRTSLFANRRGSDSEKRSLDSRGETTGSGRAIPIKQSFLLKRSGNSLNKEWKKKYVTLSSNGFLLYHPSINDYIHSTHGKEMDLLRTTVKVPGKRPPRAISAFGPSASINGLVKDMSTVQMGEGPEATTPTPSPSPSPSSLQPPPDQTSKHLLKPDRNLARALSTDCTPSGDLSPLSREPPPSPMVKKQRRKKLTTPSKTEGSAGQAEAKRKMWKLKSFGSLRNIYKAEENFEFLIVSSTGQTWHFEAASFEERDAWVQAIESQILASLQCCESSKVKLRTDSQSEAVAIQAIRNAKGNSTCVDCGAPNPTWASLNLGALICIECSGIHRNLGTHLSRVRSLDLDDWPRELTLVLTAIGNDMANRVWESDTRGRTKPTRDSSREERESWIRAKYEQLLFLAPLGTPEEPLGRQLWAAVQAQDVATVLLLLAHARHGPLDTSVEDPQLRSPLHLAAELAHVVITQLLFYARQAGSQLCADILLQHGCPGEGGSTATTPSAATTPSITATPSPRRRSSAASMGRADAPVALV, from the exons ATGAGCCGGGGCGCGGGCGCTCTTCAGCGCCGGACAACGACCTACCTCATCTCGCTGACCCTGGTCAAGCTCGAGTCGGTGCCTCCGCCGCCGCCTTCTCCGTCTGCGGCCGCAGCCGGCGCCCCCGGGACCAGAGGTGCCGAGACCGGGGATCCTGGCAGCCCCCGAGGCGCGGAGGAGCCGGGCAAGAAGCGGCACGAACGTCTCTTCCACCGGCAGGATGCGCTGTGGATCAGCACGAGCAGCGCGGGCGCCGGGGGCGCCGAGCCCCCCGCCCTGTCCCCGGCTCCGGCCAGTCCGGCCCGCCCCGTCTCCCCCGCTCCCGGCCGCCGCCTCTCCCTTTGGGCCGCCCCTCCGGGGCCCCCGCTCTCCGGGGGGCTGAGCCCTGACCCCAAGCCCGGGGGCGCCCCCACCTCCCGGCGCCCCTTGCTCAGCAGCCCGAGCTGGGGGGGGCCGGAACCTGAAGGCCGGGCTGGCGGCGGCGTCCCAGGCTCGTCCTCCCCGCACCCGGGCACCGGCAGTCGGAGGCTCAAGGTGGCGCCTCCTCCGCCGGCTCCCAAGCCTTGCAAGACCGTGACCACGAGTGGCGCCAAAGCCGGCGGGGGCAAGGGCGCGGGTAGCCGCCTGTCATGGCCCGAAAGCGAAGGCAAGCCCAGGGTCAAGGGGTCAAAGAGCAGCGCGGGGACTGGAGCTTCTGCCGCCGCCGCTACCACCGCCGCCGCGgccaccgccgccgccgggggagggggagcggcAGCCACGACCTCTGGTGGGGTCGGGGCTGGGTCCGGAGCCCGAGGGAAGCTGTCCCCTCGGAAAGGCAAGAGTAAGACCTTGGACAACAGTGACTTGCACCCGGGACCGCCTGCTGGTTCTCCTCCTCCGCTAACCCTCCCAGCAACCCCGGCTCCAGCCGCTGCTGTCACCGCCGCCTCCGCGCAGCCCACTGGGCCTGCACCTCCAATCACTCTAGAGCCTCCAGCTCCGGGGCTGAAACGGGGCCGGGAGGGGGGCCGAGCATCCACTCGAGATCGCAAGATGCTCAAGTTTATCAGCGGCATCTTCACCAAGAGCACAGGGGGGCCTCCTGGCTCCGGGCCCCCTCCCGGACCCCCGGGCCTGTCTTCTGGCAGCGGGTCCAGGGAGCTGCTGGGCGCAGAGCTCCGCGCCTCCCCTA AAGCTGTGGTCAATAGCCAGGAATGGACTTTGAGCCGCTCCATTCCTGAACTGCGCCTG GGCGTGCTGGGCGATGCCAGGAGCGGGAAGTCATCTCTCATCCACCGATTCTTGACTGGCTCATACCAGGTGCTGGAGAAGACAGAAA gtgaacaacacaagaaagagATGTTGGTGGATGGACAGACTCATCTGGTGTTGATCCGAGAGGAAGCCGGGGCACCTGATGCCAAG TTCTCAGGCTGGGCAGATGCTGTCATTTTGGTCTTCAGCCTGGAGGATGAAAACAGCTTCCAGGCCGTGAGCCGTCTCCATGGGCAGCTGAGCTCCCTTCGGGGGGAAGGACGAGGAGGCCTGGCACTGGCACTGGTGGGGACACAAG ACAGGATTAGTGCTTCCTCCCCTCGAGTGGTGGGCGATGCCCGGGCCAGGGCTCTGTGCGCGGACATGAAACGCTGCAGCTACTACGAGACGTGCGCCACCTACGGGCTCAATGTGGACCGGGTCTTCCAGGAGG TGGCCCAGAAGGTGGTGACCTTACGAAAACAGCAACAGCTTCTGGCTGCCTGTAAGTCCCTGCCCAGCTCCCCAAGCCACTCAGCAGCTTCCACTCCTGTAGCTGGACAG GCTAGCAATGGGGGCCACACTAGCGActactcttcctccctcccatcctcaccCAATGTTGGTCACCGGGAGCTCCGAGCTGAGGCAGCTGCAGTGGCCGGATTGAGCACTCCAGGGTCCCTGCACCGGGCAGCCAAGCGCAGGACCAGCCTTTTTGCG AATCGTCGGGGCAGTGACTCTGAGAAGCGCAGTTTGGACAGTCGGGGAGAGACAACAGGGAGTGGGCGAGCCATCCCCATCAAACAG AGCTTCCTACTGAAGCGAAGTGGCAACTCCTTGAacaaagaatggaagaagaaatacGTGACCCTGTCCAGTAACGGCTTCCTACTCTACCACCCCAGCATTAAT GATTACATCCACAGTACCCATGGCAAGGAGATGGACTTGCTACGAACGACAGTCAAAGTCCCTGGTAAAAGGCCCCCAAGAGCCATCTCTGCTTTTGGCCCCTCAGCCAGCATCAACGGGTTGGTCAAGGACATGAGCACTGTGCAGATGGGTGAAGGTCCTG AAGCCACCACTCCCACcccaagccccagccccagccccagttcCTTGCAGCCACCACCAGACCAGACATCCAAGCACCTGCTGAAGCCAGACCGGAATTTGGCCCGAGCCCTCAGCACTG ACTGTACCCCATCTGGAGACCTGAGCCCCCTGAGTCGGGAACCCCCTCCTTCTCCCATggtgaagaagcagaggaggaaaaagttGACAACACCGTCCAAGACCGAAGGCTCAGCTGGGCAGGCTGAAG CCAAGCGCAAAATGTGGAAACTAAAATCCTTTGgtagtttaagaaatatttataaagcag agGAAAACTTCGAATTCCTGATCGTGTCCAGCACTGGTCAGACGTGGCACTTTGAGGCAGCCAGTTTTGAGGAGCGGGATGCCTGGGTCCAGGCCATCGAAAGTCAGATCCTAGCCAGTCTGCAATGCTGTGAGAGCAGCAAGGTCAAG TTACGCACAGACAGCCAAAGTGAAGCGGTGGCCATCCAGGCGATCCGGAACGCCAAGGGCAACTCTACCTGCGTGGACTGCGGGGCCCCCA accccacGTGGGCCAGTTTGAACCTGGGCGCACTCATCTGCATCGAGTGTTCTGGCATTCACCGGAACCTGGGCACACACCTGTCCCGAGTTCGTTCTCTGGACTTGGACGATTGGCCTCGGGAGCTGACCCTGGTGCTGACGGCCATTGGCAATGACATGGCCAACCGCGTGTGGGAGAGCGACACGCGGGGCCGCACCAAACCCACGCGGGACTCTTCGCG GGAGGAGCGGGAGTCATGGATTCGCGCCAAGTACGAGCAGCTGCTATTCCTGGCGCCGCTGGGCACTCCAGAGGAGCCTCTGGGCCGCCAGCTGTGGGCCGCGGTGCAGGCCCAGGACGTGGCCACCGTTCTCTTGCTTCTGGCCCATGCGCGACACGGGCCCCTCGACACCAGCGTAGAGGACCCGCAGCTCCGCTCCCCCCTTCACCTGGCAGCCGAGCTCGCCCACGTGGTCATCACGCAACT GCTGTTCTACGCCCGCCAGGCTGGAAGCCAGCTGTGCGCCGACATCCTTCTCCAGCACGGCTGCCCGGGTGAGGGCGGCAGCACAGCCACCACCCCCAGCGCAGCCACCACCCCCAGCATCACCGCCACGCCCAGCCCCCGCCGCAGGAGCAGCGCCGCCAGCATGGGCCGTGCCGACGCCCCCGTCGCGCTGGTATAG
- the AGAP2 gene encoding arf-GAP with GTPase, ANK repeat and PH domain-containing protein 2 isoform X3, which produces MSRGAGALQRRTTTYLISLTLVKLESVPPPPPSPSAAAAGAPGTRGAETGDPGSPRGAEEPGKKRHERLFHRQDALWISTSSAGAGGAEPPALSPAPASPARPVSPAPGRRLSLWAAPPGPPLSGGLSPDPKPGGAPTSRRPLLSSPSWGGPEPEGRAGGGVPGSSSPHPGTGSRRLKVAPPPPAPKPCKTVTTSGAKAGGGKGAGSRLSWPESEGKPRVKGSKSSAGTGASAAAATTAAAATAAAGGGGAAATTSGGVGAGSGARGKLSPRKGKSKTLDNSDLHPGPPAGSPPPLTLPATPAPAAAVTAASAQPTGPAPPITLEPPAPGLKRGREGGRASTRDRKMLKFISGIFTKSTGGPPGSGPPPGPPGLSSGSGSRELLGAELRASPKAVVNSQEWTLSRSIPELRLGVLGDARSGKSSLIHRFLTGSYQVLEKTESEQHKKEMLVDGQTHLVLIREEAGAPDAKFSGWADAVILVFSLEDENSFQAVSRLHGQLSSLRGEGRGGLALALVGTQDRISASSPRVVGDARARALCADMKRCSYYETCATYGLNVDRVFQEVAQKVVTLRKQQQLLAACKSLPSSPSHSAASTPVAGQASNGGHTSDYSSSLPSSPNVGHRELRAEAAAVAGLSTPGSLHRAAKRRTSLFANRRGSDSEKRSLDSRGETTGSGRAIPIKQSFLLKRSGNSLNKEWKKKYVTLSSNGFLLYHPSINDYIHSTHGKEMDLLRTTVKVPGKRPPRAISAFGPSASINGLVKDMSTVQMGEGPEATTPTPSPSPSPSSLQPPPDQTSKHLLKPDRNLARALSTDCTPSGDLSPLSREPPPSPMVKKQRRKKLTTPSKTEGSAGQAEEENFEFLIVSSTGQTWHFEAASFEERDAWVQAIESQILASLQCCESSKVKLRTDSQSEAVAIQAIRNAKGNSTCVDCGAPNPTWASLNLGALICIECSGIHRNLGTHLSRVRSLDLDDWPRELTLVLTAIGNDMANRVWESDTRGRTKPTRDSSREERESWIRAKYEQLLFLAPLGTPEEPLGRQLWAAVQAQDVATVLLLLAHARHGPLDTSVEDPQLRSPLHLAAELAHVVITQLLLWYGADVAARDAQGHTALFYARQAGSQLCADILLQHGCPGEGGSTATTPSAATTPSITATPSPRRRSSAASMGRADAPVALV; this is translated from the exons ATGAGCCGGGGCGCGGGCGCTCTTCAGCGCCGGACAACGACCTACCTCATCTCGCTGACCCTGGTCAAGCTCGAGTCGGTGCCTCCGCCGCCGCCTTCTCCGTCTGCGGCCGCAGCCGGCGCCCCCGGGACCAGAGGTGCCGAGACCGGGGATCCTGGCAGCCCCCGAGGCGCGGAGGAGCCGGGCAAGAAGCGGCACGAACGTCTCTTCCACCGGCAGGATGCGCTGTGGATCAGCACGAGCAGCGCGGGCGCCGGGGGCGCCGAGCCCCCCGCCCTGTCCCCGGCTCCGGCCAGTCCGGCCCGCCCCGTCTCCCCCGCTCCCGGCCGCCGCCTCTCCCTTTGGGCCGCCCCTCCGGGGCCCCCGCTCTCCGGGGGGCTGAGCCCTGACCCCAAGCCCGGGGGCGCCCCCACCTCCCGGCGCCCCTTGCTCAGCAGCCCGAGCTGGGGGGGGCCGGAACCTGAAGGCCGGGCTGGCGGCGGCGTCCCAGGCTCGTCCTCCCCGCACCCGGGCACCGGCAGTCGGAGGCTCAAGGTGGCGCCTCCTCCGCCGGCTCCCAAGCCTTGCAAGACCGTGACCACGAGTGGCGCCAAAGCCGGCGGGGGCAAGGGCGCGGGTAGCCGCCTGTCATGGCCCGAAAGCGAAGGCAAGCCCAGGGTCAAGGGGTCAAAGAGCAGCGCGGGGACTGGAGCTTCTGCCGCCGCCGCTACCACCGCCGCCGCGgccaccgccgccgccgggggagggggagcggcAGCCACGACCTCTGGTGGGGTCGGGGCTGGGTCCGGAGCCCGAGGGAAGCTGTCCCCTCGGAAAGGCAAGAGTAAGACCTTGGACAACAGTGACTTGCACCCGGGACCGCCTGCTGGTTCTCCTCCTCCGCTAACCCTCCCAGCAACCCCGGCTCCAGCCGCTGCTGTCACCGCCGCCTCCGCGCAGCCCACTGGGCCTGCACCTCCAATCACTCTAGAGCCTCCAGCTCCGGGGCTGAAACGGGGCCGGGAGGGGGGCCGAGCATCCACTCGAGATCGCAAGATGCTCAAGTTTATCAGCGGCATCTTCACCAAGAGCACAGGGGGGCCTCCTGGCTCCGGGCCCCCTCCCGGACCCCCGGGCCTGTCTTCTGGCAGCGGGTCCAGGGAGCTGCTGGGCGCAGAGCTCCGCGCCTCCCCTA AAGCTGTGGTCAATAGCCAGGAATGGACTTTGAGCCGCTCCATTCCTGAACTGCGCCTG GGCGTGCTGGGCGATGCCAGGAGCGGGAAGTCATCTCTCATCCACCGATTCTTGACTGGCTCATACCAGGTGCTGGAGAAGACAGAAA gtgaacaacacaagaaagagATGTTGGTGGATGGACAGACTCATCTGGTGTTGATCCGAGAGGAAGCCGGGGCACCTGATGCCAAG TTCTCAGGCTGGGCAGATGCTGTCATTTTGGTCTTCAGCCTGGAGGATGAAAACAGCTTCCAGGCCGTGAGCCGTCTCCATGGGCAGCTGAGCTCCCTTCGGGGGGAAGGACGAGGAGGCCTGGCACTGGCACTGGTGGGGACACAAG ACAGGATTAGTGCTTCCTCCCCTCGAGTGGTGGGCGATGCCCGGGCCAGGGCTCTGTGCGCGGACATGAAACGCTGCAGCTACTACGAGACGTGCGCCACCTACGGGCTCAATGTGGACCGGGTCTTCCAGGAGG TGGCCCAGAAGGTGGTGACCTTACGAAAACAGCAACAGCTTCTGGCTGCCTGTAAGTCCCTGCCCAGCTCCCCAAGCCACTCAGCAGCTTCCACTCCTGTAGCTGGACAG GCTAGCAATGGGGGCCACACTAGCGActactcttcctccctcccatcctcaccCAATGTTGGTCACCGGGAGCTCCGAGCTGAGGCAGCTGCAGTGGCCGGATTGAGCACTCCAGGGTCCCTGCACCGGGCAGCCAAGCGCAGGACCAGCCTTTTTGCG AATCGTCGGGGCAGTGACTCTGAGAAGCGCAGTTTGGACAGTCGGGGAGAGACAACAGGGAGTGGGCGAGCCATCCCCATCAAACAG AGCTTCCTACTGAAGCGAAGTGGCAACTCCTTGAacaaagaatggaagaagaaatacGTGACCCTGTCCAGTAACGGCTTCCTACTCTACCACCCCAGCATTAAT GATTACATCCACAGTACCCATGGCAAGGAGATGGACTTGCTACGAACGACAGTCAAAGTCCCTGGTAAAAGGCCCCCAAGAGCCATCTCTGCTTTTGGCCCCTCAGCCAGCATCAACGGGTTGGTCAAGGACATGAGCACTGTGCAGATGGGTGAAGGTCCTG AAGCCACCACTCCCACcccaagccccagccccagccccagttcCTTGCAGCCACCACCAGACCAGACATCCAAGCACCTGCTGAAGCCAGACCGGAATTTGGCCCGAGCCCTCAGCACTG ACTGTACCCCATCTGGAGACCTGAGCCCCCTGAGTCGGGAACCCCCTCCTTCTCCCATggtgaagaagcagaggaggaaaaagttGACAACACCGTCCAAGACCGAAGGCTCAGCTGGGCAGGCTGAAG agGAAAACTTCGAATTCCTGATCGTGTCCAGCACTGGTCAGACGTGGCACTTTGAGGCAGCCAGTTTTGAGGAGCGGGATGCCTGGGTCCAGGCCATCGAAAGTCAGATCCTAGCCAGTCTGCAATGCTGTGAGAGCAGCAAGGTCAAG TTACGCACAGACAGCCAAAGTGAAGCGGTGGCCATCCAGGCGATCCGGAACGCCAAGGGCAACTCTACCTGCGTGGACTGCGGGGCCCCCA accccacGTGGGCCAGTTTGAACCTGGGCGCACTCATCTGCATCGAGTGTTCTGGCATTCACCGGAACCTGGGCACACACCTGTCCCGAGTTCGTTCTCTGGACTTGGACGATTGGCCTCGGGAGCTGACCCTGGTGCTGACGGCCATTGGCAATGACATGGCCAACCGCGTGTGGGAGAGCGACACGCGGGGCCGCACCAAACCCACGCGGGACTCTTCGCG GGAGGAGCGGGAGTCATGGATTCGCGCCAAGTACGAGCAGCTGCTATTCCTGGCGCCGCTGGGCACTCCAGAGGAGCCTCTGGGCCGCCAGCTGTGGGCCGCGGTGCAGGCCCAGGACGTGGCCACCGTTCTCTTGCTTCTGGCCCATGCGCGACACGGGCCCCTCGACACCAGCGTAGAGGACCCGCAGCTCCGCTCCCCCCTTCACCTGGCAGCCGAGCTCGCCCACGTGGTCATCACGCAACTGCTGTTGTGG TACGGCGCCGACGTGGCCGCCCGCGACGCACAGGGCCACACGGCGCTGTTCTACGCCCGCCAGGCTGGAAGCCAGCTGTGCGCCGACATCCTTCTCCAGCACGGCTGCCCGGGTGAGGGCGGCAGCACAGCCACCACCCCCAGCGCAGCCACCACCCCCAGCATCACCGCCACGCCCAGCCCCCGCCGCAGGAGCAGCGCCGCCAGCATGGGCCGTGCCGACGCCCCCGTCGCGCTGGTATAG